From a single Capsicum annuum cultivar UCD-10X-F1 chromosome 12, UCD10Xv1.1, whole genome shotgun sequence genomic region:
- the LOC124889685 gene encoding uncharacterized protein LOC124889685: MDKRCTKFLKAKYLSRGCGWLLRARKYETSENFCIYKYVGLHTCGVEHATRRHTRIPSELIASLFVNHFQNSKGPSIREIQRIVLKEMHCNTSYWMCWKGNIIVKNIIHGTPKHGYSCLPAFSHMVELLNPGSSYSIMVNLMDESFIYYFLVFGACIHRYAHMRKVITVDGTHLYGKYGDVLVSAVAQDIKNHIFLIAFYVVDKENDVSWTFFFEKLKSIVEDEPDLCIISNRHISIANAFFRVYSYAHHGHCMRNLADYLHVNQHCGEHLYLLYAAAKANIVDEFSEHFAELKNNYPEAAHILENMLGFEKWSRAYFPGNRYDVMTTNIADSLNSVLMDELEYPVSHIFNLIVKKFGEKF, encoded by the coding sequence ATGGATAAGAGATGCACCAAATTCTTGAAGGCAAAATACTTATCTCGTGGTTGTGGCTGGTTGTTGCGGGCAAGGAAGTACGAAACCTCAGAAAACttttgcatatacaagtatgtcgggtTGCACACATGCGGTGTTGAACACGCCACCCGCAGGCATACGAGAATCCCCTCCGAATTAATTGCTTCACTATTCGTAAATCATTTTCAAAAtagtaagggtccaagcataagagaaattcaaagaattgtgTTGAAGGAGATGCATTGCAACacaagctattggatgtgttggaaaggtaATATAATTGTGAAGAACATCATTCACGGGACACCGAAGCACGGATATTCTTGCTTGCCAGCTTTTTCCCATATGGTGGAATTATTAAATCCcgggtcttcttactctatcatggtaaacctGATGGATGAATCGTTCATTTACTACTTCTTAGTATTCGGAGCTTGCATACATAgatatgcccacatgagaaaggtaattacCGTAGATGGAACACATTTGTATGGAAAGTACGGGGATGTGTTGGTGAGTGCCGTTGCACAGGatatcaaaaatcatatctttctaATTGCTTTTTATGTCGTGGATAAGGAGAACGATGTTTCTTGGACCTTTTTCTTTGAGAAGTTAAAGTCTATagtagaagatgaaccagatctatgtATCATCTCTAATAGGCACATTAGCATTGCCAATGCTTTCTTCCGTGTTTACAGTTATGCACATCATGGACATTGCATGAGGAACCTCGCTGACTATCTTCATGTAAATCAACATTGTGGAGAACATCTTTATTTGCTTTATGCCGCGGCAAAGGCTAATATTGTTGATGAGTTTAGCGAGCATTTTGCAGAATTGAAGAATAATTACCCCGAGGCAGCACATATCCTTGAAAATATGCTTGGTTTTGAGAAATGGAGTAGAGCATACTTCCCGGGTAATAGGTACGATGTGATGACCACAAATATCGCCGATTCGCTCAACTCGGTGTTGATGGATGAACTGGAGTACCCCGTGTCGCACATATTCAATTTAATTGtcaaaaaatttggtgaaaaatttTAG
- the LOC107851336 gene encoding protein C2-DOMAIN ABA-RELATED 4: protein MDNLLGLLRIKIKKGVNLAVRDVRTSDPYCVVKMGKKQKLKTRVIKKDINPEWNEDLTLSVSDPSIPVKLTVYDHDTFSMDDKMGDAEFDIKPFVEALKMNLDGLPSGTVITRVLPCRTNCLAEESQVVWKDGKVVQDIILRLRNVECGEVELQLQWIDLPGTNIG, encoded by the exons ATGGACAATCTTTtaggtcttttgaggatcaaaataaagaaaggagTGAACCTTGCTGTCCGTGATGTTCGCACCAGTGATCCTTACTGTGTCGTCAAGATGGGTAAAAAACAG AAACTGAAGACACGAGTTATAAAGAAGGATATTAATCCTGAGTGGAATGAAGATTTGACCCTCTCTGTTTCCGATCCCAGTATTCCTGTTAAGCTG ACTGTTTATGATCACGACACATTCAGCATGGATGACAAAATGGGAGATGCAGAGTTTGACATCAAACCATTTGTAGAGGCTTTGAAGATGAACTTAGATGGCCTCCCATCTGGCACTGTAATTACAAGAGTACTACCTTGCAGGACAAACTGCCTCGCCGAAGAGAGCCAAGTTGTATGGAAAGATGGTAAAGTTGTGCAAGATATAATCCTAAGGTTGAGAAATGTGGAATGTGGAGAAGTTGAACTCCAGCTTCAGTGGATAGACCTTCCTGGCACTAATATTGGGTAG